A genomic segment from Bubalus bubalis isolate 160015118507 breed Murrah chromosome 5, NDDB_SH_1, whole genome shotgun sequence encodes:
- the MSANTD2 gene encoding myb/SANT-like DNA-binding domain-containing protein 2 isoform X4 gives MPQPFSSARGSGEPHSRPSPRERSARRGRVRGERPGATGDLHAAAGARSHPPASKPGPRAAPESGAAGCEGASLPGGAAAAAWKMAAPCGSELPANSPLKIPKMEVLSPASPGGLSDGNPSLSDPSTPRGASPLGSGSAAGSGAAASGGLGLGLGGRSAASSSVSFSPGGGGGGGAAAAAAAACRGMSWTPAETNALIAVWGNERLVEARYQQLEGAGTVFGSKAPGPAMYERVSRALAELGYERTPSQCRERIKLVRCPELNAVFQLWPHRC, from the coding sequence ATGCCCCAACCCTTCTCCTCCGCTCGGGGCTCCGGCGAGCCTCATTCTCGCCCCTCGCCCAGGGAGAGGAGCGCGCGCCGCGGCCGGGTGCGCGGAGAAAGACCAGGGGCGACGGGCGACCTCCACGCTGCCGCCGGGGCCCGCAGCCACCCGCCAGCCAGCAAGCCAGGCCCGAGGGCAGCCCCGGAGTCCGGGGCGGCCGGATGTGAGGGCGCGTCACTTCCGGGCGGTGCAGCGGCGGCCGCTTGGAAGATGGCTGCGCCCTGTGGCTCGGAGCTGCCCGCCAACTCGCCGCTAAAAATCCCGAAGATGGAGGTGCTCTCCCCGGCTTCTCCTGGTGGCCTGAGCGACGGAAACCCATCGCTGTCCGACCCTTCCACGCCTCGGGGTGCCTCCCCGCTCGGGTCGGGCAGTGCGGCGGGCTCGGGGGCAGCGGCGTCCGGGGGTCtcgggctggggctggggggccgCAGCGCCGCCTCGTCCTCGGTCTCCTTCTCCCCTGGTGGCGGCGGTGGTGGCGGGGCTgcggcagccgccgccgccgcctgccGGGGCATGTCGTGGACGCCGGCAGAGACGAACGCGCTCATCGCAGTGTGGGGCAACGAGCGGCTGGTGGAGGCACGGTACCAGCAGCTGGAGGGAGCCGGCACGGTGTTCGGCAGCAAGGCCCCCGGGCCGGCCATGTACGAGCGCGTGTCCCGGGCCCTGGCCGAGCTGGGCTACGAGCGGACCCCGTCCCAGTGCCGGGAGCGCATCAAG
- the MSANTD2 gene encoding myb/SANT-like DNA-binding domain-containing protein 2 isoform X5, whose product MPQPFSSARGSGEPHSRPSPRERSARRGRVRGERPGATGDLHAAAGARSHPPASKPGPRAAPESGAAGCEGASLPGGAAAAAWKMAAPCGSELPANSPLKIPKMEVLSPASPGGLSDGNPSLSDPSTPRGASPLGSGSAAGSGAAASGGLGLGLGGRSAASSSVSFSPGGGGGGGAAAAAAAACRGMSWTPAETNALIAVWGNERLVEARYQQLEGAGTVFGSKAPGPAMYERVSRALAELGYERTPSQCRERIKMKYLSQREH is encoded by the coding sequence ATGCCCCAACCCTTCTCCTCCGCTCGGGGCTCCGGCGAGCCTCATTCTCGCCCCTCGCCCAGGGAGAGGAGCGCGCGCCGCGGCCGGGTGCGCGGAGAAAGACCAGGGGCGACGGGCGACCTCCACGCTGCCGCCGGGGCCCGCAGCCACCCGCCAGCCAGCAAGCCAGGCCCGAGGGCAGCCCCGGAGTCCGGGGCGGCCGGATGTGAGGGCGCGTCACTTCCGGGCGGTGCAGCGGCGGCCGCTTGGAAGATGGCTGCGCCCTGTGGCTCGGAGCTGCCCGCCAACTCGCCGCTAAAAATCCCGAAGATGGAGGTGCTCTCCCCGGCTTCTCCTGGTGGCCTGAGCGACGGAAACCCATCGCTGTCCGACCCTTCCACGCCTCGGGGTGCCTCCCCGCTCGGGTCGGGCAGTGCGGCGGGCTCGGGGGCAGCGGCGTCCGGGGGTCtcgggctggggctggggggccgCAGCGCCGCCTCGTCCTCGGTCTCCTTCTCCCCTGGTGGCGGCGGTGGTGGCGGGGCTgcggcagccgccgccgccgcctgccGGGGCATGTCGTGGACGCCGGCAGAGACGAACGCGCTCATCGCAGTGTGGGGCAACGAGCGGCTGGTGGAGGCACGGTACCAGCAGCTGGAGGGAGCCGGCACGGTGTTCGGCAGCAAGGCCCCCGGGCCGGCCATGTACGAGCGCGTGTCCCGGGCCCTGGCCGAGCTGGGCTACGAGCGGACCCCGTCCCAGTGCCGGGAGCGCATCAAG